The genomic window CGGTGAAGGATCGCGAGTTGCGGCGCAAGCTGATTCCGAACTATCGGATCGGCTGCAAGCGAATCCTGAACTCGTCCACCTATTACGGCGCGGTCGCCGATCCGAAGACCGACCTGATCACCGACGGCATCACCCGGATCACCCGCGACGGCATCGTCACCACCGACGGCACAGGCCGCGAGACCCTACGGGAAGCAGACGTGATCGTCTACGGCACCGGCTTCCACGTCACCGACTCCTACACCTACGTCCAGATCAAGGGGCGCGACGGGGAGGACCTGGTCGATCGCTGGAATCGGGAAGGCATCGGCGCGCATCGCGGCATCACCGTCGCCGGTATGCCCAACCTGTTCTTCCTGCTGGGTCCGAACACCGGGCTGGGGCACAACTCAGTGGTGTTCATGATCGAATCCCAGATCCGCTACGTCGCGGACGCGATCAAGACCTGCGACAAGCTGGGCGCCCAGGCGCTGGCCCCGACCCGCGCCGCACAGGACCGGTTCAACGACGAGCTGCAGGAAAGGCTCGGCCCGTCCGTGTGGAACAGCGGCGGCTGCAGCAGCTGGTATCTCGACGAGCACGGCAAGAACACCGTGCTGTGGGGCGGTTACACCTGGGAGTATTGGCGAGACACCCGCGCGATAAGGCGGGCCGAGTACGAGTTCTTCGGCGTGGGCAGCGCCGCACGGGCCAACGGCCGCGCGGTTGCCGCTACCATTTGACCCGCCGTCGGGCTTAGCCTAGGGGGGAAATGGGCGCTTATCAGACCGTCGTCGTCGGCACCGATGGCTCGGACTCGTCGCTGCGTGCGGTGGACCGCGCGGCGGCGGTCGCCGCGGAACACGGCGCGAAGTTGATCGTCGTGACGGCGCATCTGCCCGTCCCCGAGGAACGCGGCCGCTACGCCATCCCGCCGGGCAGCGACCACGGTCGGGACTACCGGACAGTGGGCGAGGCCCCCTATTACGCGATCCTGCAGACCGCCAAGGAGCGGGCGCATCAAGCCGGGGCCAGGAACGTGGAGGGGAAGTCGGTCGTCGGCGCCCCCATCACCGCGCTGGTGCAGCTTGCCGAGGAAGTCCTTGCCGACCTGCTGGTCGTCGGCAACATCGGGCTCAACAGCGTCGCCGGGCGGCTGCTGGGATCAGTCCCCTCCGAGGTCTCCCGCAAAGCCAAGACCGACGTCCTCATCGTCCACACCTCCGAGTGAGGCTAGCCGTCGGCTGAAGCCGTTGCGGCGCTTAGTTGTTCGCCCGACTTCGGGCCTTTCGCAAACGACCGGAGGCTCAGCCGCACGATGCGGTCCAGCACCCGGTCGGACACTATGCGGTTGACCCGCAGCAGAATCGCGGCGTCGCGACCGATGGTGTAGCGCGTCCGGGGGCGAGATGTGGTGGCGGCCTTGGCGATGATCTTTGCCGCGTGCTCGGCCGAGACGCCGTCCTGGCCGAACGATCGGGCCTGAGCCGTGACGGCGGCGGCGAGATCGTCGTAGCGCGCCAGCTGGGCTGTGGTCATGTTCGTCATCAGTCCCTCCGCGGTGGCGATTCCGCGCTCGGCCATCTCGGTCTTGACCGCTCCGGGTTCGATGACGACGACCTTGATCCCGGTACCGCCGAGTTCGCGGCGCAGGGCGTCGCTGACGGCCTCCAGCGCGAACTTCGAACCGGCGTATGCGCCATACGTCGGCAAGACCACCTTGCCGCCGACGGAACTGATGTTCACGACGGTGCCCGAGCTGTGTAACAGGGCCGGCAGCAGCGCCTGAGTCATCGCGATATGACCGAACAGGTTGACCTCGAACTGTTTGCGCCACTGGTCAATTGGCAGTGTCTCGACCGGCGCGTTGACAGCGATGCCGGCGTTGTTGATCAGCGCGCGAAGCGGGCGGCGCTGGGGATCTCGTGCGACCCGGTCGGCGATCGCGGCCACGTCCGATTCGACGGTGATGTCAAGGATGCGCGGTTCGAGCCCGTCTGGCCCGTTGGCCGCCAGTGCCTCGCCGTCGGCCTCGCGGCGGACGCCGGCTAGCACGTGAAAACCCCTGCGGGCCAGTTCCTTAGCCGTGGCGGCGCCCATGCCGGTCGAGGCGCCGGTGACGACGATCAGCTCGTGACGGGGGGAGTGATTCGCGGAAGTCATGAGGTCTCCAAAGAAATCGGCGGTGGTTGAGTTGACGTTGTCAACTGAAGCTAGACGTCTGAGTTGACGTTGTCAACTCAGAAGGGGGGCTTATGCTCGGCGCGTGACGACACGAGCCGAAAGTGCCGCGGCGACGCGCCGTTCGCTGCTGGAGGCGGCGGGGACGCTGCTCGATCTGGGTGGCGTCGAGGCGGTGACGCTGCGCGAGGTCGGAGCGCGTGCCGGTGTCTCGCGCTCCGCCGCCTATCGCCACTTCGCCGACAAGGACTCGCTGCTCGCGGTCCTGGCCACCAATGCCCTGAGCGAACTGGGTGACGCGCTCGAGGCATTGGTCAACAGTGGTGACTCGCCGACGGCGTCTCTGCGGTCAGGTCTGCTGTCGCTGATCGCCATCGGCCGCGCGCGGCCACACCTGTACCGACTGATGTTCGTCCCGCCCGCGGGCGATCCGACCGAGGCGAGGCAGGCGGCCGAACGTGCGCAAGGCCTGTTCCTCGACATCGTGGGCCGCATCACCGGTCCGGCCCAGGCGAGCCGTTATGGCGCACTGCTTTTGACCAGCGCCCACGGCATCACCGGATTGGACCTGAGCGGCCACATGGATCTGGACAAGTGGCAGACCAACGCCGAGGAACTCGTCGACACGCTCATCTCGGTATTGCCAAGAGCGTGACGAAGGCACGCGCCGCCGCGTCCACGCCGGCCTCGTCGTCGGTGGCCACCAGGTCCAGCACCAGGCCCCGGATCACGGCCAGCCCGAGCCGGGCGAAGGCGGGGTCGAACGTGGCGCCGGTGACCCGCTCGACCTCGGCGAGCCAGCCGTCGACCGCGCCGGGAACCATGCGGGCGAACGGCTCCTCGCCCTGGGCCGCGCGGGCGTAGCACTCGAAGAAGAGCCGCTCCAGCCGGCGCAGTTCGGGCCGCCGGACGTCGGCCCACATCGCGGCGAAGCTCTCGGCCGGGGTGCTCGGCAATTCCGGCAGCAGGGCCTGCTGGCGGCGCTCGACCTCCGCGACGATCGCCATCAGCAGATCATCGCGAGAGCCGAAGTGGTGCAACAGCATTCGATGACTGGTGCCGACGGCCTCGGCCACCTCGCGCAGCGAGCGGCCGCCGACGCCGCCGGACGCGAACTCCTCGACGAGCGCATCGAGCAGTTGCCGCCGCCGTTGCAGGTCAGGCGTGCGAACCATTGGTCCGGCTGAGCTGCTCAGAGCGGG from Mycobacterium shigaense includes these protein-coding regions:
- a CDS encoding SDR family NAD(P)-dependent oxidoreductase, whose amino-acid sequence is MTSANHSPRHELIVVTGASTGMGAATAKELARRGFHVLAGVRREADGEALAANGPDGLEPRILDITVESDVAAIADRVARDPQRRPLRALINNAGIAVNAPVETLPIDQWRKQFEVNLFGHIAMTQALLPALLHSSGTVVNISSVGGKVVLPTYGAYAGSKFALEAVSDALRRELGGTGIKVVVIEPGAVKTEMAERGIATAEGLMTNMTTAQLARYDDLAAAVTAQARSFGQDGVSAEHAAKIIAKAATTSRPRTRYTIGRDAAILLRVNRIVSDRVLDRIVRLSLRSFAKGPKSGEQLSAATASADG
- a CDS encoding universal stress protein; amino-acid sequence: MGAYQTVVVGTDGSDSSLRAVDRAAAVAAEHGAKLIVVTAHLPVPEERGRYAIPPGSDHGRDYRTVGEAPYYAILQTAKERAHQAGARNVEGKSVVGAPITALVQLAEEVLADLLVVGNIGLNSVAGRLLGSVPSEVSRKAKTDVLIVHTSE
- a CDS encoding TetR/AcrR family transcriptional regulator, whose product is MVRTPDLQRRRQLLDALVEEFASGGVGGRSLREVAEAVGTSHRMLLHHFGSRDDLLMAIVAEVERRQQALLPELPSTPAESFAAMWADVRRPELRRLERLFFECYARAAQGEEPFARMVPGAVDGWLAEVERVTGATFDPAFARLGLAVIRGLVLDLVATDDEAGVDAAARAFVTLLAIPR
- a CDS encoding TetR/AcrR family transcriptional regulator; protein product: MTTRAESAAATRRSLLEAAGTLLDLGGVEAVTLREVGARAGVSRSAAYRHFADKDSLLAVLATNALSELGDALEALVNSGDSPTASLRSGLLSLIAIGRARPHLYRLMFVPPAGDPTEARQAAERAQGLFLDIVGRITGPAQASRYGALLLTSAHGITGLDLSGHMDLDKWQTNAEELVDTLISVLPRA